The following are encoded in a window of Mycolicibacterium tusciae JS617 genomic DNA:
- the efp gene encoding elongation factor P, whose translation MASTADFKNGLVLQIDGQLWQITEFQHVKPGKGPAFVRTKLKNVLSGKVVDKTYNAGVKVETATVDRRDATYLYRDGSDFVFMDSQDYEQHPLSESLVGDAAKFLLESLPVQIAFHNGAPLYLELPVTVELEVTHTEPGLQGDRSSAGTKPATVETGAEIQVPLFINTGDKLKIDSRDGSYLGRVNA comes from the coding sequence GTGGCATCGACCGCCGACTTCAAGAACGGCCTCGTCCTTCAGATTGACGGCCAACTCTGGCAGATCACCGAATTCCAGCACGTCAAGCCCGGCAAGGGTCCCGCCTTCGTGCGCACCAAGCTCAAGAACGTGTTGTCAGGAAAGGTCGTCGACAAGACCTACAACGCGGGTGTGAAGGTCGAGACGGCCACGGTCGACCGGCGCGACGCCACCTATCTGTACCGCGACGGTTCGGACTTCGTGTTCATGGATTCCCAGGATTACGAGCAGCACCCGCTTTCGGAGTCGCTGGTCGGCGATGCCGCCAAGTTCCTGCTGGAGAGCCTGCCGGTGCAGATCGCGTTCCACAACGGCGCCCCGCTATATCTCGAACTGCCGGTGACCGTCGAGCTGGAGGTCACCCATACCGAGCCCGGCCTGCAGGGTGACCGGTCCAGCGCGGGGACCAAGCCTGCGACCGTCGAGACCGGTGCGGAGATCCAGGTGCCGTTGTTCATCAACACCGGCGACAAGCTCAAGATCGATTCGCGTGACGGCAGCTATCTGGGAAGGGTGAATGCCTGA
- a CDS encoding aminopeptidase P family protein translates to MTISQRRDRLRQRLVAADLDAMVVSDLVNVRYLSGFTGSNAALLIRAEDPTPVLATDGRYRTQAAQQAPDAELVIERACGPHLVARAAADGLARLGFESHVVTVDGFSALTKAAGDMTQLIRASGTVEALREVKDAGEVALLRLACEAADAALHDLVERGGLRPGRTEKEVGRELEALMLDHGADGVSFETIVAAGPNSAIPHHRPTDAVLAAGDFVKIDFGALVCGYHSDMTRTFVLSPAAQWQYDIYDLVATAQRAGRDALAPGATLSDVDAASRRIIADAGYAENFGHGLGHGVGLQIHEAPGISASSAGTLLAGSAVTVEPGVYLPDRGGVRIEDTLVVGEGASEPGSRRHQTADLLTRFPKELAIL, encoded by the coding sequence GTGACTATTTCACAGCGCCGGGACCGGCTGCGTCAGCGACTTGTCGCCGCCGACTTGGACGCGATGGTGGTGTCAGACCTGGTCAACGTCCGATATCTGTCGGGTTTCACCGGGTCGAACGCGGCGCTGTTAATTCGTGCGGAGGACCCGACTCCGGTGCTCGCGACCGACGGGCGCTACCGCACGCAGGCGGCGCAGCAGGCCCCCGATGCCGAGCTCGTCATCGAGCGGGCGTGCGGACCCCATCTGGTCGCGCGGGCGGCAGCCGATGGGCTGGCTCGTCTCGGTTTCGAGAGTCACGTGGTGACTGTCGATGGGTTCAGCGCGCTCACCAAGGCCGCAGGCGACATGACCCAACTGATCCGGGCGTCGGGAACTGTGGAGGCATTGCGCGAGGTCAAGGACGCCGGCGAGGTCGCGTTGTTGCGGCTGGCCTGTGAGGCCGCCGACGCGGCGCTGCACGATCTGGTCGAGCGTGGAGGGCTGCGGCCGGGCCGGACCGAAAAAGAGGTCGGCCGCGAACTCGAGGCGCTGATGCTCGATCACGGTGCCGATGGCGTGTCATTCGAGACCATCGTGGCGGCCGGGCCCAACTCGGCGATCCCGCACCATCGGCCGACCGATGCGGTGTTGGCCGCCGGCGACTTCGTCAAGATCGACTTCGGCGCACTGGTGTGCGGCTATCACTCCGACATGACCCGCACCTTCGTGCTGTCGCCGGCCGCACAGTGGCAGTACGACATCTATGACTTGGTGGCCACCGCCCAGCGGGCGGGCCGCGACGCGCTCGCGCCCGGAGCCACGCTCTCCGACGTCGACGCGGCATCGCGACGGATCATCGCCGACGCGGGATATGCCGAGAACTTCGGTCATGGGCTGGGACACGGTGTCGGTCTGCAGATTCACGAAGCACCGGGAATCAGCGCGTCATCCGCCGGTACACTGCTTGCTGGCTCTGCGGTGACCGTGGAGCCCGGTGTCTATCTGCCAGACCGCGGCGGCGTCCGAATCGAGGACACGTTGGTCGTCGGTGAAGGCGCCTCGGAGCCGGGTAGCCGGCGACATCAGACCGCAGACTTACTCACCCGGTTCCCCAAGGAACTGGCGATCCTCTGA
- the nusB gene encoding transcription antitermination factor NusB: MPDSRGDGKSHRGDRGRHQARKRAVDLLFEAEARGLTPAEVAESRSALSQTQSEISPLNPYTVTVARGVTDHTAHIDDLISAHLQGWTLERLPAVDRAILRVAVWELLHAEDVPEPVAVDEAVELAKKLSTDDSPGFVNGVLGQVMLVTPQIRAAAEAVRGAGDGSAGT, from the coding sequence ATGCCTGACTCCCGGGGCGACGGGAAGAGCCACCGGGGCGACCGTGGCCGCCATCAGGCCCGCAAGCGGGCCGTCGACCTGCTTTTCGAGGCCGAGGCGCGCGGGCTCACGCCCGCCGAGGTGGCCGAGTCTCGCAGTGCCCTTTCGCAGACGCAGTCCGAGATCTCTCCGCTGAACCCTTACACGGTGACGGTCGCGCGCGGGGTGACCGATCACACCGCGCACATCGACGATCTGATCTCGGCGCACCTGCAGGGCTGGACGCTGGAGCGGCTGCCCGCCGTGGACCGGGCCATCCTGCGGGTGGCCGTGTGGGAACTGCTGCACGCCGAGGATGTTCCCGAACCGGTGGCGGTCGATGAAGCCGTCGAATTAGCCAAGAAGTTGTCCACCGACGACTCACCGGGTTTCGTCAACGGGGTGCTGGGCCAGGTGATGCTGGTGACACCGCAGATCCGGGCGGCCGCGGAGGCTGTTCGGGGGGCGGGTGACGGGAGCGCAGGCACGTAA